A genomic region of Fusarium falciforme chromosome 4, complete sequence contains the following coding sequences:
- a CDS encoding ACB domain-containing protein → MADVMATDRVFVHALNTVKKIPKTGASRPPPNDRLRLYGLYKQAMEGDVDGVMERPNAASGMAPDDLQREKDKWDAWNLQKGLSRTESKRRYVEALIDTMHRYATTPDAKELVAELEFVWNQIKHNSPSSSMSSPRANRSGGASQQHYADPPSEAEGPMKVISPMSEYDEAELRSQRQLDLEDEMEEGQEGSQRGGRWQRRVERALTTMSAEVAALREQITTGREWRAKKERSFPAWAKWFAWLVVKHLFADFIILAIVLLWMRKRKDRRLEDLVRAALRLAREYVRKVLPSRGQPASLPGSGP, encoded by the exons ATGGCTGACGTGATGGCTACAGATCGCGTGTTTGTGCACGCCCTCAACACAGTAAAGAAGATACCCAAGACGGGCGCGTCACGGCCGCCACCGAACGATCGGCTCCGGCTCTATGGACTCTACAAGCAAGCGATGGAGGGCGACGTGGACGGCGTCATGGAGCGTCCGAATGCTGCCTCAGGGATGGCTCCTGATGACCTGCAGCGCGAAAAGGACAAGTGGGATGCGTGGAATCTGCAAAAGGGCCTGAGCCGGACAGAGTCTAAGAGGAGATATGTCGAGGCCCTGATAGATACGATGCATCGCTATGCGACGACGCC AGACGCCAAGGAACTCGTCGCCGAGCTCGAATTCGTCTGGAATCAGATCAAACACAACAGCCCCAGCTCGTCCATGTCATCACCGAGAGCGAACCGATCAGGCGGCGCATCACAACAGCACTATGCCGACCCCCCGAGCGAAGCCGAAGGCCCCATGAAGGTCATCAGCCCGATGAGCGAATACGACGAGGCGGAATTGAGATCACAGCGGCAGCTGGACCTCGAGGACGAGatggaagaaggacaagaaggcagTCAACGTGGAGGTCGGTGGCAGCGAAGGGTGGAACGAGCCTTGACGACCATGTCAGCCGAGGTGGCCGCGCTACGGGAGCAGATAACGACAGGCCGGGAGTGGCGGGCGAAGAAGGAGCGCAGCTTCCCGGCATGGGCCAAGTGGTTCGCCTGGTTGGTGGTGAAGCATCTGTTTGCAGATTTCATCATCTTGGCCATCGTGTTACTATGGATGAGGAAGCGCAAGGATCGACGGTTAGAGGATTTGGTGAGGGCAGCTCTGAGGCTTGCAAGGGAATACGTCCGGAAAGTCCTACCAAGTCGTGGCCAGCCTGCGAGTCTCCCAGGCTCTGGTCCCTGA